atattaataatgtaaaaaataaaaatatatatatatttttaatttatttataaattttagataaaatatatatttaattgattTGTACAGAATTTGGTTAACACCAACATTaagtacatttataaataattttaagtttTCCTTTTAATAGTAATTATAAAGAAGCGATAACCTggtaaataaatgtaaataatctGTACTTAATAACGATATTCTTTTATCGTATATCTCTAActttaaatttatgaaaaacaaaataagctaaaaatgaatttaatttgcttttacaataaaaatattttataagatGTTTCTcacaaaacatattttatagaatgaaatttaagttttttagtaaaaatacCTATAAAAATCCATAAATCTAAATACATTCACCTTCTTTCACTAAATTCAAAacattacatatgtattactaatttaaagtaaataatacatattccTAATAACATGAAAGAATAACTATTTTAGACTAGaacaatatataaagtagaaataaacaatttttaactaaaacataaattaacacaagtacttaaatatattaaattttatgttatatattaattttatttcacaCATATagtttttctataaaaatataattaaatataaaatatatatgtatattatgacAAGGATATTTAGCTAAACGTGGaagatattttataatactcatgagaaaatattaaaacgtTCAAATTCACTGAAAAACTAAGAACATATTCTATACTTGGGCATTAAGGAGTTCGTGTGGGGTTAGgtgtatttaaaatatttaagcaATTATGAATGTATTTAATAAGCTCATAACTATAGATATCTCGTGTGTtatcttatatttattacttaaTTACAAGAAGAAACATAATTCTTTCTATGCgttttatttcttccttaatttaattttttcaaattttttaacttttttatgatagTAAATAACCCCTGTTATAAGTGTGACACCTAATATAATGAACggtatgaaatatattagaaaaccAAATAAAGTGCACGATACATGGATTTCCGTTACCCACTTATTGTTCTTCCATACTGACACTTCGAAAAACGGTTTTAATATATCAGACCAATACATCCCTAAAAGTTTATTCAAATTTGGTCCTAACGTTTTCCAAAAATTTGGGGCGAAGGTATTCAATACCTCACGCAATCCTCTTAAAAGTCCTATACTAGCAGAATAGTCTAATATtagtgataataataataagaaaaggAGTAATAAAGGTAGGCGTAGTCGTAGTCcgtattttttaagtactattctcttatataatttatcacTAATTGTCCTATTACTCTTAAGAAAATTCTCATAATCaagttctttgaatatttttttttccagacgggaatatttttttgtttcaaaaatacaagatttactttttttatctagTTTATGAATTTCctcattatttaaagaacATCCATTTGATTTACTCTTTTTTGGTCTGTCTCTCTTCacattattacatatatttgttttttcgttCTCTACATTATATGGTATCACTTCTCTTAATCCTAAAACAGATGAATTTATGTTCGTCATATATTTTGATAGTAATCGATAAATTCTTgtatctaattttttaacagCTTTGTAGTTTTcatctaaatattttttaaaggtaCTCTAAAATAGCAAATCATATATTAGTAATTTAcggaataaaaaatttcttgccaaaaaaaattacgaaaaaaaataaaacaataacaatctgaataatgtaaatattcttaaatattattataataccaGTTCACTTGTGAAGTTTCCTCTccaagataaaaaaataaacatcgcaagattaattaaaaacaataatttcattttttcaaccattatatagatatttaatattgaaatatattaaataaaaagttaacaatagtataatatttttttaaagatggaggatattataattatttattaatttaaattttatttatcctttttctttttttttcgtaaaaaataaaatgtatgtaactgtaatatattgtataatatAGACAAAGAAATAgaacattaaaaaaacattaaagtatttttatattatattttcactaaaatctcattttttatcaaaaagaaaaatctaAATTTAtccttaatataaaatagacataatttaatgtagtagtgtaattaaattatttttgttataaattctctttaaataatataataaaaaaaactaaagattacttattttttccaaGTACTCTTTATGCAGAATATAGAATCtatagaatatatagaatatagatAATTGGTTGTTCTCTATATtcaaagaataataaataagattatgtttgtttttctgttataatttataattttataaataatacattttgaaGAAGCaggttattatttttaaataatcatAATCATCATGAcaacataataatagtaataataaattaaggaattagtattttattcaatttctcattatacattaataataacacTTTCATTCTCTAttagtttattatatatttaagaaattgtatttatatcataCTATCAAatctataaataatatatatttttaagatgaaatatatattttttattttatataaagatattagaaaattatagtttttaattaagtttagttcatataattatttataaatttaacgTTTCTAAATACTTCTAATAAACTACTTAATCTATTTTGTTAACTGTACATATTTAGATGAATTatcaataaaaaacaataaacaaaaaaaaaaaaaaaaatgtatttctaGTATTAAATGTACCATTATCATAACATGCCTTGttcattaattatttacctacgtattaaaaaataaaaatgcatatatttttttattatcggTATATTATATCAAAGATATTcaagtaatttttataaaaaggaatttaatgaacaataatataattgtatttataagatattaaatatacttaCGTTTCATTTTATGCAAGAGTATTGTATTGcacaatattaataatctAAAATACACAGTTATTATGGAAATCAAATTTATGTTAGTAAATGTAGATTGTTATTCACTTccaaatataatatgttctCCTAATATATAacgataatttttattatttatagtgTATTAActtaatattcataaatattaaacatttttcttaaaaatttttttacattaaaatacGATACTATAACCtcgataaaataaattattaaatatgagaacaagaaaaaagaaaaaatacctCAAAAAAACGcaaatgtattaaaaatgatattacaAATGTACGAAAagccttaaaaaaaatatataaaaactcgATATGcacgaaaaataaaacaattaatttttacagctatatattattatttttacatataattacaaCGATTTtccaaaaagaaatataaaatggtaaatatatttatttacatatattaatagtcattttatttttttttaaatatattagtatatccttatatatatatcttttctcgatttcttctttatattattattcctaAATAATACGTTATGTTTCTGTATCTATTTGGATTTATTTAAAGCCATAATTTTCATGTACTATTAGTAGTAAatgttattcatttttttttccagttTTTTTTACATGCATATCtagttacataaaaaattatttttataataagcccaagaaataaaaacattatgaACAATTATTAAGCAGTACTTATATACGTAGACACTAATACATTTAATCGTACATTCAATGTAAATGGAACAATATagctaaaaaaattttttagtatacttttgtttaattcaaaaaaaaaatgaaaatattgaaCATTATAATacttgaaaaataataacatgagaaaaataaatatatgtatgagtTGATGTTTTGAACTTATATCTATAATTAtgacttttatttttgtaaatattttagcacataatttattataagttTTTTTCAAGAAATGTATACTATTAGAAaaatctaaaaaaatttattatatacgtaaataacttaagtataattaatattctgAACAAATTGTTATAAGATTTTTATTTAGAacaatacattatataatatcgTTAATagagaataaaattatgtaaaagcTAGTATTGTatagattattattatacctacttatttttatttctaatagtatgtgtacatatatatatactttaattttttctatacaTATTCAAAAAGACTTACACGAaactgtaaaaaataatatatatttttttttttatataagtacTAGAATTAATGTGAATAGGTTTGttccaaaaaattaaacggcattttatttaaaagtaataccataatataaattaaaggcatttttaaaatgaatttattattctttatctgaattcaaaaatattgttaaatCCTTAAATTCATGAATTTGCATATATTGcaaattcataaattttgaaCTTTCTATTGTGTAAAAAAGAGGTTGGAAACATATTACTgatgatatattataaatatatttttaagaattttattatatttatattaatagacAAGAAAATAAGTAGATATGATATGCCATGTACGGATCTATCcttataatgaaataaaactaatgtaataaaatttgtgCTTTAATTAGTGATCTTGTAACAAATTCCAAAAAACATGAgatacaatttttaaaaaacatatatagtaaattatacatgtataaaattaaaaataagtgcAATTCCtagtaacataaaaataattgttgAAATATATAGCAGGAAATGTTCAATTTTATGGATTCTAAAAACAACGTTATTGTATTATTCTAAAAGCTCCATCAATCATGCACACCAAAAGGTACAATGAATTAAGTTAAATtagtaatgaaaaatttaattaaaagaaatattaaaaatgtgaattctataatgaacaataataattagttatattttcttaaattgaaaaaaaacatatattttttaattataaaatcatTTAACCATTTTCGATGAAGGGTGACGTGGGAaacatatcattttttattggAACTAAAAGTTTTGTCTTAttcgaaaaataaatacatatattttgttttatttaatgacAATATTTTAACCCACTTACTAAAGAATTTAATCTGAGATATGTTAAATTAAATTCATGggaattttataatatctgACAATTATTAAAACgaaaattatttcaataaGTGATCCATAAATATttgattaattttaattcatcCGTTTAATcctttaataataaaaacaaacaaataaaatatatatcttattcATTTAACGACTATtagtaacatatatattttagtaatttttataaaattgagTTACTGTctcattaataataatagtaaaattatatatttttttaattttttattttattgaaacGATTCAGTATCTCCAAGTTAGTAAGAACATATAAGTAGCCAATAATTATAaagttatgtttttttatgatataaattaatttcacatttatacaaaaataaagaaaaataaaagtcacttataattattctttcactaaatatgttttattccATGTTTCTAATGAAatccattttatataataaatattaatcattcttcttaataatatatacatatatatatatatatatatatatatatatatatatatatatatataaaagtatcaAACTACATAAAATCCCTTtcataatatacaaataaacacatatttttctatttaaaatCTACAatgtattttcataaaaacttgaacaaataataatttcagACTAGCATGAAAtgcaaaataataagaagaaTTACTTTGCaggaatataaattatcacaATTCAAAGTAATTGTATGAATTGTggcattatttattaattttaatgaacaaACATATTTCTATAgaaatgtattttaatatacaattgtttatattgagttaaattaataatttaaaatacctgtttgaaaacattaaaaaattcaaatacataagaacataaaaaatataactatttatatttttatatcgaAGAAATCAGATTTACACACCTATTTATAATACGTTTGatattatatgcatgtttattaagtaaatcactaataatatcatagtttttcatattaaaagCTTCTCTAGATAAAGATATACATCccctattatttattttactcagacattaacttaattttttcatatttttcattattcctTAAAATCTTATAAATTGCAATTATAAGTATAACAGATAATATAACGATAAAAATGCTATAAAGTATAACATAAGGatccatttttaaaaattctttcaACTTACATgtaatatcataaaaaaacttACCTAATGAATTCTCTTTAATTGTATCCCATGTAACGTTCAAAAATGTTAATCCTGGTGATATTGGTATTCCTATTCccaggaataaaaaaataaaaaatagagtaAAACCAAAACCGTAATtcctaaattttattttctttaaatctATATCACAAATTctcctctttttttcaacaaaatcatcaaaatcttttttctttatccattttttttgaaaatgaaaatgttttccatcaaacattccattattataatctataATTTCCGTGTAGTATTGCTGCTTGTTTAGTAAACTTCTGTTTGATTGTTTGTTTTTACCTTTGgtcaatttttcattattacatatatttatttttttgtattt
The Plasmodium brasilianum strain Bolivian I chromosome Unknown PB_00_16, whole genome shotgun sequence genome window above contains:
- a CDS encoding fam-l protein; its protein translation is MVEKMKLLFLINLAMFIFLSWRGNFTSELSTFKKYLDENYKAVKKLDTRIYRLLSKYMTNINSSVLGLREVIPYNVENEKTNICNNVKRDRPKKSKSNGCSLNNEEIHKLDKKSKSCIFETKKYSRLEKKIFKELDYENFLKSNRTISDKLYKRIVLKKYGLRLRLPLLLLFLLLLSLILDYSASIGLLRGLREVLNTFAPNFWKTLGPNLNKLLGMYWSDILKPFFEVSVWKNNKWVTEIHVSCTLFGFLIYFIPFIILGVTLITGVIYYHKKVKKFEKIKLRKK
- a CDS encoding fam-m protein — protein: MEQIIKLILCINFSAFIILASIYHFSSDIMLNKSLKVKWNLDSISEAIHYRLLAKYKKDQNSNTVGLTEDISNSMKYKKINICNNEKLTKGKNKQSNRSLLNKQQYYTEIIDYNNGMFDGKHFHFQKKWIKKKDFDDFVEKKRRICDIDLKKIKFRNYGFGFTLFFIFLFLGIGIPISPGLTFLNVTWDTIKENSLGKFFYDITCKLKEFLKMDPYVILYSIFIVILSVILIIAIYKILRNNEKYEKIKLMSE